A region of Vitis vinifera cultivar Pinot Noir 40024 chromosome 13, ASM3070453v1 DNA encodes the following proteins:
- the LOC100259082 gene encoding SAC3 family protein C isoform X2: MMSAHNLKAGERAQRERLRDLAVFERLHGNPGKTSPSLAVKKFCRTIATKHMQASDVRPLPVLEETLNYLLNLLDATEHPFEVVHDFIFDRTRSIRQDLSMQNIVNDQTIHMYEEMVKFHIMSHHKLRSCSSKPNFSSVHYLNMEQLKKCLISLYALYEENRNSNSIYKNEPEFCSFHVLLHLGSNNQPLGESLSLWLGRVPSLILKSKEMCFARRLLRLFRMGNYKRFLCTTATEASYLQYYIIEPYINEVRALALSCVNYCGYKLHPYPIAHLSKLLMMKELDVESFCNACGLETSTGERGNKFLSTKQTNFHYPKEVFPSYCLLGLEHF; this comes from the exons ATGATGTCTGCACACAACTTGAAAG CTGGAGAAAGGGCCCAACGTGAACGCCTTCGGGACTTAGCTGTGTTTGAGAGGTTACATGGAAATCCTGGGAAAACATCTCCAAGCCTTGCTGTCAAAAAG TTTTGCAGAACCATTGCCACTAAGCACATGCAGGCGTCAGATGTGCGGCCACTTCCAGTGTTGGAAGAGACTTTGAACTATCTATTAAACCTGTTGGATGCCACGGAACATCCTTTTGAAGTGGTTCATGATTTCATCTTTGATAGGACAAGATCAATAAGACAAGATCTTAGCATGCAGAATATCGTTAATGATCAAACAATTCATATGTATGAAGAAATG GTGAAATTTCATATTATGTCCCACCACAAGCTTCGAAGTTGTAGCAGCAAGCCAAATTTTTCTTCAGTTCATTACCTCAATATGGAGCAGCTGAAAAAGTGTCTAATATCTCTATATGCTCTATACGAAGAAAATCgaaattcaaattctatttACAAGAATGAACCTGAGTTTTGCTCATTTCACGTTCTTCTTCATCTTGGCTCTAACAACCAACCATTG GGAGAGTCACTCTCTTTGTGGTTGGGTCGTGTACCTTCTCTCATTTTGAAGTCAAAGGAAATGTGTTTTGCCCGGAGACTTTTAAG ATTATTTCGGATGGGCAATTATAAGCGTTTCCTTTGTACTACAGCAACTGAGGCATCTTATTTGCAGTACTACATTATTGAACCTTACATCAATGAG GTTCGAGCATTGGCTTTATCATGTGTAAATTATTGTGGCTACAAACTTCATCCATATCCAATTGCACACTTGTCCAAACTCTTGATGATGAAG GAATTAGATGTGGAATCATTTTGCAATGCTTGTGGTCTTGAGACCAGCACTGGTGAACGGGGAAATAAGTTCTTATCAACCAAGCAAACAAACTTCCATTATCCCAAGGAAGTCTTTCCAAGCTACTGCCTTCTGGGTTTGGAACACTTTTAG
- the LOC100259082 gene encoding SAC3 family protein C isoform X1, which produces MDRRQRRNPSASSSAFSSPASSSSRFRSEKFSSNPPKTSNSLEDAHQLKSKCGKPQRPEQEEEEEQDPNNLLSLVGTCPFMCPAGERAQRERLRDLAVFERLHGNPGKTSPSLAVKKFCRTIATKHMQASDVRPLPVLEETLNYLLNLLDATEHPFEVVHDFIFDRTRSIRQDLSMQNIVNDQTIHMYEEMVKFHIMSHHKLRSCSSKPNFSSVHYLNMEQLKKCLISLYALYEENRNSNSIYKNEPEFCSFHVLLHLGSNNQPLGESLSLWLGRVPSLILKSKEMCFARRLLRLFRMGNYKRFLCTTATEASYLQYYIIEPYINEVRALALSCVNYCGYKLHPYPIAHLSKLLMMKELDVESFCNACGLETSTGERGNKFLSTKQTNFHYPKEVFPSYCLLGLEHF; this is translated from the exons ATGGACAGGAGGCAACGGAGAAACccttctgcttcttcttctgccTTTTCATCTCCAGCTTCATCCTCATCGCGTTTCCGCTCAGAGAAATTCTCCTCGAATCCCCCAAAAACTAGTAACTCCCTGGAGGATGCTCACCAATTGAAAAGCAAATGTGGGAAGCCACAAAGACCAGAgcaagaggaggaagaagagcAAGATCCGAACAATCTTCTCTCCTTAGTTGGAACTTGCCCCTTCATGTGCCCTG CTGGAGAAAGGGCCCAACGTGAACGCCTTCGGGACTTAGCTGTGTTTGAGAGGTTACATGGAAATCCTGGGAAAACATCTCCAAGCCTTGCTGTCAAAAAG TTTTGCAGAACCATTGCCACTAAGCACATGCAGGCGTCAGATGTGCGGCCACTTCCAGTGTTGGAAGAGACTTTGAACTATCTATTAAACCTGTTGGATGCCACGGAACATCCTTTTGAAGTGGTTCATGATTTCATCTTTGATAGGACAAGATCAATAAGACAAGATCTTAGCATGCAGAATATCGTTAATGATCAAACAATTCATATGTATGAAGAAATG GTGAAATTTCATATTATGTCCCACCACAAGCTTCGAAGTTGTAGCAGCAAGCCAAATTTTTCTTCAGTTCATTACCTCAATATGGAGCAGCTGAAAAAGTGTCTAATATCTCTATATGCTCTATACGAAGAAAATCgaaattcaaattctatttACAAGAATGAACCTGAGTTTTGCTCATTTCACGTTCTTCTTCATCTTGGCTCTAACAACCAACCATTG GGAGAGTCACTCTCTTTGTGGTTGGGTCGTGTACCTTCTCTCATTTTGAAGTCAAAGGAAATGTGTTTTGCCCGGAGACTTTTAAG ATTATTTCGGATGGGCAATTATAAGCGTTTCCTTTGTACTACAGCAACTGAGGCATCTTATTTGCAGTACTACATTATTGAACCTTACATCAATGAG GTTCGAGCATTGGCTTTATCATGTGTAAATTATTGTGGCTACAAACTTCATCCATATCCAATTGCACACTTGTCCAAACTCTTGATGATGAAG GAATTAGATGTGGAATCATTTTGCAATGCTTGTGGTCTTGAGACCAGCACTGGTGAACGGGGAAATAAGTTCTTATCAACCAAGCAAACAAACTTCCATTATCCCAAGGAAGTCTTTCCAAGCTACTGCCTTCTGGGTTTGGAACACTTTTAG